The region AGGCGGGATAGGCGGTACAGCGACGGCCGCTCATCACTCTGGCGGCGGTTAATATCTGAATACCATGGCAAATGGCAGCCACTGGCTTGGCTGCTTCAAAGAAATGCTTCACCAGATCGAGCACTCGCTGATCAAGCCGCAGGTACTCAGGAGAGCGGCCGCCGGGGAGATAGAGACCGTCATAAGTTGATTGCTGAGTGGCTGCCTCATCAAGTTCGGCATTTAAAGTGAATCGATGTCCTGGCTTTTCGCTATAGGTCTGATCCCCTTCAAAATCGTGAATCGCGGTTTTGATGAAATCACCAGCGCGTCGATCAGGGCAGACGACATCGACCTCACAGCCCAGAAGCTGCAGCATCTGGTAGGGAACCATCAACTCGTAATCTTCGACGAAATCACCGGCGATGATCAGAATCTTCGGCATCAAAAAGCTCATTTCTATCGATGGAGGAATCAGGCTGTGGTCCTGGGTGAAGAAATCTTTGTGATGACGAC is a window of Planctopirus limnophila DSM 3776 DNA encoding:
- a CDS encoding DJ-1/PfpI family protein, encoding MPKILIIAGDFVEDYELMVPYQMLQLLGCEVDVVCPDRRAGDFIKTAIHDFEGDQTYSEKPGHRFTLNAELDEAATQQSTYDGLYLPGGRSPEYLRLDQRVLDLVKHFFEAAKPVAAICHGIQILTAARVMSGRRCTAYPACGPEITLAQGQYVATPVNEAYVEGNLVTAPAWPAHAALIGEFAKLLGITISHSKA